Within Mongoliitalea daihaiensis, the genomic segment CGAGGTAGTTGGCCTCTTGCTGTGCGAGTGCTACCTGACTTCTTTGTAAATTGAGGTTGTTTTCTAGCGCAATCTCAATACAAGTTTCTAAGTCCATTACCCCTTGCTGTCCTGTTTGTGCAAAAGAAGCAAAAGTGATGGTTAGGCTCCATAAAATTAAAAGGTAATTTTTTTTCATATTAAAGGTCTATATCAGGAATATAAATTAAATCTTGTATCCAAGGGATGGTTTTTAAGTAATCGATGGTGGTGGCACGAATACCTGAATCCATTTCTATTACATGGCATGCCAAATCATTTTTTCCTTTTCTGGATACTGACATGGTTGCGATGTTTGATTTTTCTTGGGCAATGATATTTGAAATAAAAGCAATGGCCCCAGCTACATCTTGAGCTTTGATGATTAATGTATGAGATTGGGCAGTGAAATTGGCATTGAAACCGTCAACTTCTGCAATATTGATTAATCCTCCCCCCAAGCTTTCTCCGATTACCTCCACAGTTTTAGTACCCTTGGTTAGTATCAGTTTGATGGTATTTGGATGATAAACAGATGCATTTCCAATAGACTTGAAGCTGTATTGAATGCCTTTTTCTTTGATGATTTCAAAAGCTTCCTTGATATGAGGATCATCTGTCTTGAAATCCATTAAGCCACCCAAAATAGCCTTGTCACTACCATGTCCCTCGTAGGTTCTTGCAAATGAATTGTAAAAGGTAATGACAGCTGAATCAGGACTGCCTCCTAAGACACGGATAGCCGCCCGTGCAATACGAACTACTCCCGCAGTATGTGAAGAAGATGGTCCGATCATCACTGGTCCGATCATGTCAAATACACTACTTTTTGAACCCATTATGTATACATTTGTCAAAAGATGTGCTAATCTAGCAACTATTCTATAACTGTACCACGAAAGTATTAACTTAAGTACTTAAAACACCATTAATAAACCTTAAAATTTATGAGTGGTAATGCTCATAATTTTATTTAATCCTTTCATTGTCCATAAATGAACATTATAATGACCGATTTCAGTACACTTTTATTCTTGAAAAAGACCGACCATCTGTGGGAAGCTAGTGAGGAATTTTTGCATAACAGAGCATTTTTATTTGGGGATGGGTTGTTTGAAACTATGGTATTTACCCGTGGGAAAATACTTGATTTTGAATTGCATCGAGTACGATTATTACATGGCATGCATATATTGGGTTTGGATCCTGAAATAATTAGTACTCAGGAAGAGCTGGAGAGGTCAATTTTTTCTCATCTTTCATCGAGCCAAATCCTTCGCGTTCGTTGGAATGTTTTTAGGGGAGGGTTGGGTAAATATACCCCTGAAACTGATAAAGTTTTGGAAACTCTGCAAATTCAGCCATTCCACTATCCGCCAAGGATCAAAAAAACTGCGATGATATCTGCCAAATTTAGAGTTTACCCTCAAGTATGGTCCAATTGTAAAACCAGCAATGCATTACTTTATGTCTTAGCCAATCAGGAGCGCCAACAATACCAACAGGATGATGTGATATTGTTAGATTATAGAGGAAATGTTTCAGAAGCTGGAGCAGCCAACCTATTCTGGAAAAAAGATGGGGTATACTACACACCATCACTTTCTACGCATTGCATTGCAGGCATAGGTCGGTCTAAAATTATGCAGTGCTTACGAAACTTTTCGATCCCTCTAATTGAAGGAGAGTTTTCAGTTCAAGACCTATTGACAGCCGAAAAGGTTTTCACTTCAAATGTCACTGGACTGAGTTACATTGAATGTATCGAAGGGCATTGTTTCAATACTGAATCGGAAGAACTTTTGGATGCATTATTTAACCCAGCTAGGGAAATCTAAATAGCAACAGCCGCCTTTATATGAGGATGTGGATCGTAATTAAGCAATTCAAAATCTTCAAAAGTGAATTCGAAAATATCTTTTACTGCCGGATTGATTTGAATAGTTGGAAGGGGTCGGAAATCTCTACTTAATTGGAGATGCGCTTGTTCGAGGTGATTACTGTATAAATGCGCGTCACCAAAAGTATGGACAAATTCTCCTGGCTCCAGATCACATACTTGTGCAATCATCAATGTAAAAAGAGCGTAGGAAGCAATGTTAAAAGGAACTCCTAAAAACACATCGGCACTTCTCTGATACAATTGGCAGGAAAGTTTCCCTTCTGCTACATAAAATTGGAATAAAGTATGGCAAGGTGGCAAAGCCATTTGATCTACATTGGCAACATTCCAAGCGCTTACAATATGTCTTCTACTATCAGGTTTCGTCTTTATTTGATGGATCAGGTTTTTGATTTGATCAATTTCACCACCTTTTCCATCTGGCCAATGTCTCCATTGGTATCCATAGACAGGGCCTAAATCTCCATTTTCGTCTGCCCACTCGTCCCAAATGCTGACCTTATTTTCTTTCAAATAAGCAATGTTGGTATCCCCTTTTAAAAACCAGAGCAATTCATGGATGATGGATCGTAGGTGCAATTTTTTAGTCGTCACGAGAGGGAATCCATCTTGCAAATTGAATCGCATTTGGTATCCAAACACACTGATGGTACCGGTACCTGTCCGGTCTTCTTTTTTGACACCGTGGTCCAAAATATGCTGCATCAGGTCGTGGTACTGTTTCATGAGGATATGGATTATTGCTCTTTAGATTAAAAGCTAAAATTGAAAAAGTTGTGTAACTTTTCCAACAATTTTGTTGGGAATAAGTATGCTCTATAGATGAATTTCACAAAAAAGCAGTCCTACTTGGGGCTAATAATAGCCTTTCTACTGACCCTTTCCTTTATAGGTTTTCAACCACAGGTGCGTTTTGACTATGATTTCGAGAGTTTTTTTCCGCAGGAAAGTGAAGAATTACAGTTTTATTTGGAACACCGGCTAACGTTTGAAAATGATAATGACTATCTACTGATTGCTATCAATCACAAAGAAGGGATTTTTCGGCAGGATTTTTTGCAAAAGGTAGTAAGTTTCCAAGATCAGTTACAAAACTTGGAAAAAGTTGAGGGGGTGCAATCTTTATTGACCGCCAAGCAGCCGATTATCAGCCCTTTTGGGGTTAGGATGAATCGAGTATTAGACCCTTTAGATTCTGCTAGGTATTTGAAACAGGTGGAGTCTATTAAAAAAAGTTCTATTTGGGAAGGCTTTTATACTCCTGATGAACAGTTTTTACTGCTAGTCTTGCAAAATGAGCAACGTATTGAAAAAGAAGCGGGAGATGATTTGTATGAAGAAATTCGTCAATTGATAGAAATTGCCAATTTTGATAGGGTAGAGACCGCAGGGAAAATAAAGGCTCAAGGAGCTTTCGTAACCTTATTGCAAGAGGAGTTCTCATTCTTTTTGGGAGTTGGGATTATATTGATCGTGACCATTCTGTTTATCTTATTCCGATCCATTTGGGGAGTCGTAATTCCTTTGGTTGTCATTGCTTTGGGTATTGGTTGGACATTGGCTTGGATGTTATTGATGGGTAAGCCTTTGGATGTGATGACAGTGATGCAACCGATTATTTTATCGGTTATTGGTTTAGCAGGTCTTGTTCATTTTCTCAACTACTATTTGACATATGTTCGAGATGGAAAATCCCATGAACAAGCTGTTCAGGCTGCTTTTTCTGGACTGATTTTGGCGGTTTTTCTTACAAGTCTGACTACTTCTCTTGGTTTTTTGTCTTTGTATTTCACTCAAATTCCTACTCTTAGCTATTTTGGTTTGTATACTGGATTAGGAGTTGGTTGGATGTTTTTATCCATGATCTTGATCACCCCAGGGCTTTTGTATTTACTCCCTCCATTACCGGTCAAAGATCGGCCACAGATAATCGTTTTTTGGAGAAAGTCTATGCGGAAATTCTTTTTATGGGTGATTTCGTATAAAAAAAGTATTCCGTTAGTTTTTGGTGCAATTACCCTGATATCCATTATTGGATTGAGCCAATTAAAAGTCAATGGATATATCTTGGATAACCTTCCTGAAGGTAATGCACTCATGGAATCTTTTTTATTTTTTGATCAATCCTTTGGGGGAAGTAAGCCCTTAGAAATTGCACTCACCAAGGGAAGTTCGGTCAATTCATTGATTGAACTGGAAGTTTTAAAGGAGATTGAGAATTTAGAATTATTTTTAGCAGAAACCTACGATGCAGGCGCTATCATTTCACCTCTGAGTTTGGTAAAAACTGTCCATCAAGGCTTAAACAATGGGAATGAGCGAGCCTTTACTATTCCCTCCAAGGGTCAATTGAAGAAGGTGCAGCAGATGATGCCTTCGATGCTTGAAAACAGTCCTATTCCGATGGTGACAGAGGATTTGCAAAAAGGAAGATTGAGCGCAAGGACAGCAGATATGGGTAGTTTGAAGTCCAAACAGCTGAATGAGGAATTGATCAATTATGTGGACAAGCATATTTCGCCAGAGATTTTGATAGTACATTTGACTGGAACATCTCACTTAATTGATATTAGCCATGAAGCCGTGAGTCAACAATTAGCGAAAGGCTTATTTACAGCTTTTTTGTTGGTAGCATTCATTGCTGGTGTTTTATTCCGATCTTGGAGGATTGGCTTGATTGTGTTGATTCCAAATCTCATTCCTTTACTATGGTTGACTGGTATGATGTGGATATTTGGAATTGATTTTAAATTAACTACCGCCATTGTATTTACGGTTGCTTTTGGGATTGCCGTGGATGATAGCATACATTTTATGACCAAATTTTATCTGGAGCTGAAGAAAGGTTCTTCTATGTTATACGCTTTGAAAAGATCATTTTTGGAAACAGGCAAAGCGATTATTCTTACTACGTTGATCTTGGTGGCTGGATTCGGGGTATTAGTCCTCAGTCAATTTGGGGTTACATTTTACGCTGGTTTGCTTATTGGTTCGGCGCTGATATTTGCCTTACTGGCAGACCTTATATTATTGCCTGTGATGTTATTGAATTTACGCAAGTCTTGGATTTCGCTTGAAGGGAAAGCCTATTCCTGATCATTTTGGTGGGGTAGAAAAAAGGGTTTTTCAAAGGTTGCTGAGATTGGATAATGATCGGAGTAGTCCACTTCCCGATGGGTTTTGAAATCTGAAATTTGGAAACTTGGGTCGAAGAAAATGTTGTCAATTCGCAAAAAGAATAGAACCCTGTTGTAAGTAAAACCAAAGCCTCTTCCAGCTTTTTCGAATGCGTTGTCTAAATTTTTACGTAAGAAAAAGTATGTGTAAGAGTAGGGAACGTCGTTGAAATCCCCTACCAGAATGGTAGGATAAGGACAATTATCCATATGTTCCTTCAATATATCTAATTGAGATGCCCGGATTACTTGGCCATTTTTTAATTTGCGTAACGTCTCTCGATAGTTTTCTTTAATTCCTTCCAGGTTGTTGAGGTTGTCTTTATCGATACTCATAGATTCCAAGTGAGCATTATAAACTCGGATGGTATCTTTGTCTATTTTTATGTCGGCAAATATCACTCCATTATTTCTTCTGTTTTCGAATACTTTACCGTCATTGACAATGGGATATTTACTCAAAATCGCCATCCCGTAAGATCTTTTCTTAACATTACCCTCATTGATTTGATAGCTGTATTCATAGCCTGCCTCGGTTGCCAGTTGTTTGAGGTGATTTTTGGAGGGGGTAGTGAAATCTTGATAAAATTCCTGAAAGCATTTGATATCAGATGGGTTATCTTGAATCCATTTGACTAAATTCTCACTGTTGAGAGTTGCGCTTGATTTTTGATGATGGTAGTTAAACATATGAACATTATAGCTCAATACAGAAATACGGTCTTCAATTGGAGTGGGGATGTTGTATTGAAAAGTTGTTCCAACGTATTTCCATCCTGCAATCAAGGCAATGAATGGGAGAATGGCTAGTTTGCGTTTAGCAAAAACCAAGCTAATGAAAATGAAAGCATTTATACAGAGGAGTAGGGGATTAGTGAGCGTAAGTAAGCCAATGTATGGGAAATATTCAGGGGATATATAAACACTGTAAAAGAGAGCTAAAGAAACCAAGAAAAATAAGCTGACAATAAACCTAATCATAATTGTTTTAGAAAATCATTCGAAATTATAGGTTTAAACCTGTCTTTCCAACATTTGAAGGTGAATAAACGCATCTACCAAATAAAATAGTCAAGGTGGCAAGGGCGAAATATCAAGTAAACAGCCTAAGGATTGGATTAAACACGTTTCATATTCCTTCTTTTGCCCCATCAAATTCGAGCTGTCTTTATTTGTACATTACAGCCCGTGACAAGTAGAGGGGCGCTTAGGAGTACTGTTTTGGTAGAATTGATGCCTAAACTGGTATTTTTACCTTTCAACCAATCACCAAATCTACCTATCACTTATCAATAATCATAGTGAGGCTATGAGATCGATTCATTACATTTGCCCTAAAAGAAATAAACCCAATAATGGAAGATTCAATAAAGAAAATTCAACTCAATGACCTCCATGTGGCTTTGGGGGGTAAGATGGTTCCTTTTGCTGGATACAATATGCCGGTGCGTTATTCTTCAGATATCGAGGAACATAAAACCGTGCGTGAAGGAGTGGGTGTTTTTGATGTTTCCCATATGGGAGAATTCATGGTTACAGGACCCCATGCCTTGGAATTGATCCAAAAAGTCACCTCCAACGATGCATCCAAGCTTGTCAATGGTCAAGCACAATATTCTTGCTTCCCTAATGATAAAGGTGGGATTGTGGATGATTTGATCGTCTACAAATTTGAAGATCAAAAATATATGTTGGTAGTCAATGCCTCCAATATTGATAAAGATTGGGCATGGATTAATCAGAACAATACGATGGGCGCACATCTCAAGAATATTTCCGATCAACTTTCGCTTTTTGCTGTGCAAGGCCCCAAAGCTATTGAGGCTGTTCAATCCTTGACTTCAGTGAATTTATCAGAAGTTAAGTTTTATCACTTTACAGTGGGAGAGTTTGCAGGTGTGCAAGATGTTATCATTTCAGGAACTGGTTACACAGGGGCAGGTGGGTTTGAAATTTATGTGAAAAATGAACACGCAGAAAATGTTTGGAAAGCCATTTTTGAAGCAGGAAAAGACTTTAATATTAAACCAATAGGTTTAGGTGCTCGGGATACCTTGAGAATGGAGATGGGCTATTGTTTATATGGCAATGATATCAACGATGAAACGTCTCCTTTGGAAGCAGGTTTGGGATGGATTACCAAGTTTACCAAAGACTTTGTAAATTCTGAGAATCTCAAAAAACAAAAAGAGGCTGGTGTCGAGAAAAAGTTGGTAGGGTTTATTTTGAATGAGCGTGGAATTCCTAGAGCTCACTATCCAATTGTCAACGAAGCAGGTGAGGTAATAGGTGAGGTGACTTCTGGAACACAATCGCCATCCATGGGTGTAGGCATTGGGTTGGGGTACGTACAGACTGCTTTTTCAAGCCCTGGGACCAAGATAGCAATTGCTATTAGAAACAAATATATTCCTGCTACAGTGGAAAAGCTTCCCCTTTATAAAAAATAAATAAGTGTTTTATGGAACGGAAAACGTTGTGTTTTCCGTTTATTTTTTGCCTTCACCTTCACAGGTTTATTCATCCACTTAATCCCCCAAATTATCTGATGGCAACAATTGAAACTTGCTTGAGTCCTGATCTTTTGCCTTTGCATGAAGTAGCAGCAAAGAATGTAGTGATTGTAGATATCTTTCGTGCAACTTCAACCATGGTAGCTGCCTTAGCCAATGGTGTGAGTAGTATTCTACCCATTATGGATTTGGAAAGTTGCAGAGCCAAAGCTTCAGAAGGCTATGTCATAGCTGGTGAGCGAAATGGGAAGACTGCCTCAGGCTTTGAGTTAGGAAATTCGCCTTTGGCCTATACAAATGGGCAGTATGCTGGGAAAAGGATTGCCATGACAACCACTAATGGTACGGTAGCAATTGAGAAAACAGCTTCCTTTGCTAATCAAATTGTTTTGGGAGCTTTCATTAACTTAGAATCTACTGCAAACTATTTATTGGAGCAAAAAGAAGATGTTTTGATAGTATGTGCGGGTTGGAAAGGAAAGTTTAATTTGGAAGATTCTTTGTATGCAGGGGCTTTGGCAAAACTTTTAGTTCCTAGAATGCATACCGATTGCGACGCTACGATTGCAATGCGGAGTTTATACGAATCTAATGAACATAGACTCAAACTTTTTCTCAGTCAGGCAGCCCATTCCAAGCGTCTTCAAAATCACGGAATCGAGGAGGATATCGATTTTTGCCTGACCCTCAATCAGTATTCGGTTGTAGGAGTGGTAAAGGGAGGAGAATTGGTGGTGAACAGTGAAAATTGAGCAGTGGGGGAATTAGGAATCAACATTGAGCAATGATAAGGAACCACTAATTTCACAAATCACCCGAAGAATAATTTTTACTAAAATAGCATCTCTCATCTAGTGTTTCATGTCAAATTTATTGTTCCGATAGCTTACATTTTACGCGAATTGGTAGGGAAAAGGTTAAAGGAGAAAGGGAAAAGTTAGGTTCAGGTCAACCACCAATTCACGTGGATTTCAAGCCATGGAGTGAAGTTTCCTCTTGAATCCCGTGGTTTTCCGGTTGATTATTTTAGCCCCCCTTTCCTTGCTAGCCGATAGGACCATAATTGTATTTAACACTTTTCTGTGAGCTCTCGGCAGTGGACTATTGACTTGGTTTCAAGAAATGTTTTTTATTTTGCCCCTCATCAATAGTTCCACGTTATTTCAATAGTAAGACCATCGTATTTCTTTCAAAAAACTAAGTTTTGATGCTGGTCTCTTGCCTCTTGTTTCTTCCTTATCCTTTCTCCTTTACAACTCTGGTATCTATTTCCCCTTAATCAACACCAATTCAGTCTGCGGTTCAATAAGATACTTTGCTCCATCTTTAGTTACCACAGCCATTTCTTCGACTGACATGGTTTTTGTATTTCCATCTGGAAGATTCCAAGCGTGGAAACCATCAAAGGCAAAGATCATTCCTTCTTTCAAAGGTTTGACAGAAGCGGGTCTTGTACTTGGATCAGGCAGTAATCCCCCACCTAGATTGGGACCTATATCATGTGCAACATATCCCACTGGGTGTCCTGTGCTCCACATAACAGGAAGAGACCCTCTCGATTCCATCCAATCCCGCTGTGCTTTATCGACTTGATAGCCCAATACTCCTGGTTTCATGGCATCAAAAGCTGCTTTTCCTCCCCCAATGGAGGATTCAAAGTAAAATTGTACAGAATCAGGAGCTTGCGTTTCACCCGGACGTAGTACATAGGCGAATCGCTGAATATCCGAAACCCAAGTATCCCAAACCCGGATTCCAAAATCGGTCTGAATGACATCACCTGGCATGATTACTTTTTCTGTAGCATGTGAGTGTCCGCGGTCATATCCAGAGTTGACACTTGGATTTTGATCGGGAGACCAACCATCTTTGACTCCATATTGTTCCATTTTCTTTTTCAAGAAACGGGCTACATCTGCATCCGTGGTTGTTCCAGGGATTACCTGTGCATATGCTTCTAACTGCCATTGTGCCGTCAGTTCAGCGGCTTTGGTCATGATGTCGATTTCTGCTGGTAGTTTTACTGCAAGCCATTCATAGATCAATTCCTCAGAGGAAATGAGTTTGGAAGCTAAAGAGCCAAGTTCTTTTTCTAAGGTTGCTCGTTGTGTATAGCTAAGACCATCAGCCAATAATTCATTAAATGAACTATTGATAGCAATGCGGTTAAAGTTTTTTTCTTTGATAAACTCAGCCCCTGACCTGATTGCAGAGCTACCTCTTCCAACAGGAATAACCTCATCATGGATGGCCAATTCTGCTAAAGCAGTGGCTTCCCCAACAGGAGAGAAGACTTTTGACACCACTTGATTTCCTTCCAGGTAAAAAAGAAACAAAGCAGTACCTCCTGCATTTTCCCCTCCGATATGTTTTGCTATGGGGTCATTATTGTTTTCACGGCAAATGACAATCCAAGCATCTACATTTGCAGCCTGCATAGCTTCTGGAAGTAATTGCTGAATACGTTGTTTTCTGATCTCAGGCCAAGGATTAGGTCCTTCAAACGGGAGGTCTACTGATTCAGCTTCGATGTTTACTTGCTGCTGACATCCAGAAGATAGCGCCAAAAGCAAAGAAAAAGAGGCGACGTATGTGAGTAATTTCATTTTTACAATCATAAATTTTTTGAAAAGGATGGTGGATTCAATGGTGAAAAATACAAACTTAACGCTGATGGCAAAAGGATTTTTATTTATCTTCGGGGATAAAATTCATGAAACTATGAAAAAAATAAATCTATTCTTAACCATTTGCTTTGTATCCAGCAGTATGCTGTTGTTTTCATGTGGTTCCGAAAAATCAGCAGAGACATCAGAAACGGAAGAATCTTCCCAAACAGAGGTGAAGGCAACTGAACAAAGAGCTAGTCCACTTCGCACAATTGAAGGTTCCGTAGGGTCTGCTCAAGCAACCATACAGTATGGAGCACCTTCTGTGAAAGGCAGAGTGATCTGGGGCGACTTGGTCCCGTATAATGAAGTTTGGAGAACCGGAGCCAATGAGTCCACTTATATTGATATCAATAAAGATGTTATAGTAGAAGGGGAGACCTTAGCAGCCGGAAGATATTCTATCTTCACAATTCCGAAAGCATCCGGCAAGTGGACTGTGATTTTTAATTCCGAATGGGATCTAGAACATGGACATTTTCAATACAAAGAAGTAAATGACGTTTTGAGAGTAGAATCCTCTCCTGAATGGCAAGAAGAAAGTCAAGAACAATTAAGTATTGCCATTGAGTCTCCTGGAATCATCGTCAGATGGGAGCGGTTAGTACTACCAATCGTTATTCAGTAAAAATATACGACTATTTCCTTTCCTAATACCAAGCTACATTTAAGAAGGAAATACCTTAACAGTTTGGTGTCAGTAGTATTGAAGGTTTAGGCTATGTGTTGAATTATCGCAGACAGCCTAAACCTTCTTTATTTTAGTTTCCTTCATGAGTTCATATCAGAGAAGCTGTTCAGTATTTTTTTGAACTGGCGAGTTATCGGGATTTAAGGTAAAATGATATTTAAATTAAAAACCTGTTAGCCATAAGCTTGACGATTTTTTTGTTTTATTGAATAGATGACGGTGTACTAGATCCTGACCCAAGCAATTCTTGAAAAGATCCAAATTTTTTTCCGTTTTTTTGCAATTATAAGAATGCTACCAACTATATTTGTTTGCATTCACCCTAACCCCTACATAACCAATATATGCGCTATATAGGCTTCTTGATAACCCTTATCATCACTGCATCGCTAGGTGTAGTTTTATCCATTTCTATTAACTCAATACCTCCTTTAGGTATTTTATTGGATCCACACCATGGTTTTTGGCAACATGCCTACAGTGAAGATGCGCTTGCTCAGGAATCCATAGCTTTAAAAAATTTAAAAGGGACAGTTGAGGTCGTATATGATGAGCATTTGATTCCTCATATTTTCGCGGAAAATGATGAGGACCTTTACCGCGTTCAGGGTTATGTAACAGCTCAACATCGACTTTGGCAAATGGAGTTTCAAACCATGGCGGCCTCGGGGAGAATTTCTGAAATTGTAGGGGATATTGCGTTAGACATTGACCGTATGGCGAGAAGGAAAGGTTTGCCTTATGCTGCCGAGGTAGCTATGCAATATTTAGAAAAAAATGAGCCTGAGACAATCCGATTGGTTGAAGCTTACGCAGATGGAGTGAATCAATACATTGACAACCTTTCAATTGCTAGACTTCCATTGGAATACAAAATTCTTAATTACCGTCCGGAGTCTTGGTCCGCATATAAATCTATGCTATTATTAAAATACATGGCTGATATGTTGGTGGGGGATCGCGATTTGGAATTTACTAACCTTCGAAATATGTTGGGTTCGACGGTCTTGGGTAAGCTTTACCCTGATTTCCCAAGAGACAATGACCCTATCATTGAGGCCAGCAAAATATGGGATTTTGAGCCGTTGCCAGTTTCCCAGCCACAGGGAATACAGTATCCTAAAGATTCCATTTCTTTTGAAAACCTAACGCAGCCAGTGGAAGGTACGGGGAGCAATAACTGGGCAGTGCATGGTTCAAAAACCGCCTCTGGATCGCCTATTCTTGCCAATGACCCACACTTGAGTTTAAACTTACCTTCCATTTGGTACTCTTTACAGCTTTCTACGCCCGATCATACTGTGAAAGGTGCGAGTTTACCAGGAGCTTTAGGGATTATTTCTGGTTTCAATGAGCATATAGCATGGGGTGTGACCAATGCAACCAGGGATACTAGAGATTGGTATAAAATCACTTTCAAAGATGGAAATCGTGCAGAGTATTTATACAACGATCGCTATATTCAGAGTACATTTCGTATCGAGACCTTTAAGATCAAAGGTCAAGAGGATTTCATTGACACGATTGTTTATACCCATCATGGCCCGATCGTATTTGACAAAAGTTTTCGAGGGGATCGTTCAGATGTAAATTACGCCTTGCGTTGGACGGCCCACATGGAATCCAATGAGCAACGAACTTTTCTGGAATTGAATAAAGCCAAAGATCATGATGACTACATAGAAGCGTTAAACCATTACACTTCTCCTGCTCAAAATTTCGTTTTTGCATCCAAATCTGGGGATATTGCTATGAAAGTCCAAGGAAGATTTCCCCTTAAATGGGCTCAGCAAGGGAAGTTCTTGATGGATGGAAATGATCCAGCGTATGAATGGCAAGGTTTTATTCCCAACGAACACAATCCTGCTACTTTAAATCCTGCTAGAGGGTATGTGTCCTCAGCCAATCAGCATCCGGTTGATCCATCCTATCCCTATTTTGTCTTTGACGGATCATATGAGCATTATAGAAATAGACGGCTAAATTCACGGTTGGAAGAAATGCAAGCTATTACAATAGAAGATATGCAGCAATTGCAGTTTGATAACTTCAACTTACATGCAGCTGAAGCATTGCCAATAATGCTTAATTTATTGGATTTTGATGAAAGTACTGATCCTGATTCAGAGGATGCGAGGTATTTTTATCAATTGGCTGAATGGAACTTTTACACACATCCTAATCAAACAGAGCCTACACTTTTTCAAGTTTGGTGGGATAAATTCTATGAGCTGACCTGGGATAAATGGAAAAAAGAGAATCATCCCATACTCTTACCAAATAAGTATCAAACCACCTTATTGTTAGCGGAAGAGCCTGAAAGTGAGTTTTTTGATAAACCTGAA encodes:
- a CDS encoding 2-phosphosulfolactate phosphatase, yielding MATIETCLSPDLLPLHEVAAKNVVIVDIFRATSTMVAALANGVSSILPIMDLESCRAKASEGYVIAGERNGKTASGFELGNSPLAYTNGQYAGKRIAMTTTNGTVAIEKTASFANQIVLGAFINLESTANYLLEQKEDVLIVCAGWKGKFNLEDSLYAGALAKLLVPRMHTDCDATIAMRSLYESNEHRLKLFLSQAAHSKRLQNHGIEEDIDFCLTLNQYSVVGVVKGGELVVNSEN
- a CDS encoding M24 family metallopeptidase translates to MKLLTYVASFSLLLALSSGCQQQVNIEAESVDLPFEGPNPWPEIRKQRIQQLLPEAMQAANVDAWIVICRENNNDPIAKHIGGENAGGTALFLFYLEGNQVVSKVFSPVGEATALAELAIHDEVIPVGRGSSAIRSGAEFIKEKNFNRIAINSSFNELLADGLSYTQRATLEKELGSLASKLISSEELIYEWLAVKLPAEIDIMTKAAELTAQWQLEAYAQVIPGTTTDADVARFLKKKMEQYGVKDGWSPDQNPSVNSGYDRGHSHATEKVIMPGDVIQTDFGIRVWDTWVSDIQRFAYVLRPGETQAPDSVQFYFESSIGGGKAAFDAMKPGVLGYQVDKAQRDWMESRGSLPVMWSTGHPVGYVAHDIGPNLGGGLLPDPSTRPASVKPLKEGMIFAFDGFHAWNLPDGNTKTMSVEEMAVVTKDGAKYLIEPQTELVLIKGK
- a CDS encoding DUF2911 domain-containing protein, whose amino-acid sequence is MKKINLFLTICFVSSSMLLFSCGSEKSAETSETEESSQTEVKATEQRASPLRTIEGSVGSAQATIQYGAPSVKGRVIWGDLVPYNEVWRTGANESTYIDINKDVIVEGETLAAGRYSIFTIPKASGKWTVIFNSEWDLEHGHFQYKEVNDVLRVESSPEWQEESQEQLSIAIESPGIIVRWERLVLPIVIQ
- a CDS encoding penicillin acylase family protein, translating into MRYIGFLITLIITASLGVVLSISINSIPPLGILLDPHHGFWQHAYSEDALAQESIALKNLKGTVEVVYDEHLIPHIFAENDEDLYRVQGYVTAQHRLWQMEFQTMAASGRISEIVGDIALDIDRMARRKGLPYAAEVAMQYLEKNEPETIRLVEAYADGVNQYIDNLSIARLPLEYKILNYRPESWSAYKSMLLLKYMADMLVGDRDLEFTNLRNMLGSTVLGKLYPDFPRDNDPIIEASKIWDFEPLPVSQPQGIQYPKDSISFENLTQPVEGTGSNNWAVHGSKTASGSPILANDPHLSLNLPSIWYSLQLSTPDHTVKGASLPGALGIISGFNEHIAWGVTNATRDTRDWYKITFKDGNRAEYLYNDRYIQSTFRIETFKIKGQEDFIDTIVYTHHGPIVFDKSFRGDRSDVNYALRWTAHMESNEQRTFLELNKAKDHDDYIEALNHYTSPAQNFVFASKSGDIAMKVQGRFPLKWAQQGKFLMDGNDPAYEWQGFIPNEHNPATLNPARGYVSSANQHPVDPSYPYFVFDGSYEHYRNRRLNSRLEEMQAITIEDMQQLQFDNFNLHAAEALPIMLNLLDFDESTDPDSEDARYFYQLAEWNFYTHPNQTEPTLFQVWWDKFYELTWDKWKKENHPILLPNKYQTTLLLAEEPESEFFDKPETPQIESGADLVKEAYKELISFMKVWNEENEEYSWATYKNTTVQHLVPNFKSFSRSGVYTGGGAGILNATSSRHGASWRMVVEMGDQIKAYGIYPGGQSGNPGSKFYDHFLKTWAIGSYANFDLRTKNSREGILFTTKFSK